The proteins below come from a single Tistrella bauzanensis genomic window:
- a CDS encoding response regulator, whose amino-acid sequence MKTCLIVDDSKVIRMVARRILEGLSFATREAADGQEAVERCREQMPDAVLLDWNMPVMNGLEFLKALRRMPGGDQPIVVFCTTENDLAHIQEAIMAGANEYIMKPFDSEIIETKFTQVGLLS is encoded by the coding sequence ATGAAGACCTGCCTGATCGTTGACGACTCCAAGGTCATCCGCATGGTCGCGCGGCGCATCCTGGAAGGCCTGTCCTTTGCCACCAGGGAAGCCGCCGACGGTCAGGAAGCCGTGGAGCGCTGCCGCGAGCAGATGCCCGACGCCGTGCTTCTCGACTGGAATATGCCGGTCATGAACGGGCTCGAATTCCTCAAGGCGCTGCGCCGGATGCCCGGCGGCGACCAGCCGATCGTCGTGTTCTGCACCACCGAGAATGATCTTGCCCATATCCAGGAGGCGATCATGGCCGGTGCGAACGAATACATCATGAAGCCGTTCGACAGCGAAATCATCGAAACCAAGTTTACACAGGTGGGTTTGCTGTCGTGA
- a CDS encoding chemotaxis protein CheW, whose protein sequence is MSGDIVRYAGGGNALVRSGDDALAGAQRQFVTVVIDRQTFGIPVLVVQDILGPQKITRVPLAPAEVAGALNLRGRIVTAINVRRRLGLAQRPAELKGMNVVVEHDGELYSLMVDGVGEVLSLDDARFERNPANLAQHWRDVSLGVYRLNDKLLLVLDVERLFDFG, encoded by the coding sequence ATGAGTGGGGATATCGTCCGCTATGCCGGCGGCGGCAACGCCCTGGTCCGGTCCGGTGACGACGCACTTGCCGGTGCTCAGCGGCAGTTCGTGACGGTGGTGATCGACCGGCAGACCTTCGGCATCCCGGTGCTGGTGGTGCAGGATATCCTGGGGCCGCAGAAGATCACCCGGGTGCCGCTGGCGCCGGCCGAGGTGGCGGGCGCGCTGAACCTGCGTGGCAGGATCGTGACCGCGATCAATGTCCGCCGCAGACTGGGTCTGGCACAGCGTCCGGCCGAATTGAAGGGCATGAATGTCGTTGTCGAGCATGACGGCGAGCTGTACAGCCTGATGGTCGATGGCGTGGGCGAGGTGCTCAGCCTCGATGATGCCCGCTTCGAACGGAATCCCGCCAACCTTGCTCAGCATTGGCGTGACGTCTCTCTCGGGGTATACCGACTGAACGACAAGCTGCTGCTGGTGCTCGATGTCGAGCGTCTGTTCGATTTCGGCTGA
- a CDS encoding hybrid sensor histidine kinase/response regulator, with protein sequence MDELLSEFLTETMESLSTLDVELVRLERNPDDPELLQNIFRLVHTIKGTCGFLGLPRLEKVAHAAENVLGRVRDRELEVTPTIVTLILESLDRIKEILAELERSQSEPAGNDAGLIERLNIAADGGDVQPPKRAAAPVGADGTPDFDAVRQMMAAEMAGDPLPDDDADDGDDVAGVPVGTAQPQALVAAGAGAVATQSAANQSASGQKADGGDHHDAAAPRESHLAGQNIRVSVELLEHLMTMVSELVLTRNQLLQMVRGRGDSEFTVPLQRLSHVTSELQEGVMKTRMQPIGNAWAKLPRVVRDLGQELSKKLDLKMYGSETELDRQVLELIKDPLTHMVRNSADHGLERPDERRAAGKPETGTITLNAYHEGGHIIIEIADDGRGIDLSKVRQKIVKVGLATENELDGMTETQIAQFIFRPGFSTAEKVTSVSGRGVGMDVVRTNIEKIGGTIELRTVSGKGSTFVIKIPLTLAIVAALIVEAAGDRFALPQISVVELVRASNTSEHRIERLNSRPVLRLRDHLLPLVSLGHALALIDDEEPGVETDDDGLFVIVCKVGTFSFGIIVDQVFDTEEIVVKPVAPILRDITMFSGNTILGDGSVVMILDPNGLATSVGQIQTGGDRRAEAAAEAAEANMEDKLSLLVFRAGGEDPKAVPLSLVARLEEIDLATIERSDGRPVVQYRGQIMPLVLVNETMQLAREGRQPVVVFTERNRTMGLVVDEIVDIVEDSFNVELRSRRDGLIGTAVIAGRTTDIIDVGYYLLKATGDWYQADKPKLGKAAHRRVLLVDDSAFFRSLIAPVLRVSGYEVAGVESAEAAMKLRDQGVEFDIIVSDIEMPGMDGFAFARAIREDGPWTQVPMIALSSHTAPEDFDRGRDSGYDDYVAKFDREGLIAAIGQVMNMAKGSVA encoded by the coding sequence ATGGACGAGCTGCTCAGCGAGTTCCTGACCGAGACGATGGAGAGCCTGTCGACGCTCGACGTCGAACTGGTACGTCTGGAGCGCAATCCGGACGATCCGGAACTGCTGCAGAACATCTTCCGTCTGGTGCACACGATCAAGGGAACCTGCGGCTTCCTTGGTCTGCCGCGCCTTGAGAAGGTGGCCCATGCGGCCGAGAACGTGCTGGGCCGGGTCCGCGATCGCGAGCTTGAGGTCACGCCGACCATCGTGACCCTGATCCTCGAAAGCCTGGACCGGATCAAGGAGATCCTGGCCGAGCTGGAGCGCAGCCAGTCCGAGCCCGCGGGTAACGATGCCGGCCTGATCGAGCGGCTGAACATTGCGGCCGATGGTGGCGACGTTCAGCCGCCGAAGCGGGCCGCGGCTCCGGTCGGTGCCGATGGTACGCCCGATTTCGATGCCGTGCGCCAGATGATGGCGGCCGAGATGGCGGGCGACCCGCTGCCTGATGACGATGCCGACGACGGCGACGACGTCGCGGGCGTGCCGGTTGGCACGGCACAGCCGCAGGCGCTGGTCGCCGCCGGTGCCGGTGCGGTGGCCACCCAGTCGGCCGCAAACCAGTCCGCCAGCGGCCAGAAGGCCGATGGCGGCGATCACCATGATGCCGCAGCGCCGCGTGAAAGCCATCTGGCCGGCCAGAACATCCGGGTCAGCGTCGAACTGCTGGAACATCTGATGACCATGGTCAGCGAATTGGTGCTGACCCGTAACCAGCTGTTGCAGATGGTGCGCGGTCGTGGTGACAGCGAATTCACCGTGCCCCTGCAGCGGCTCAGCCATGTAACGTCGGAACTGCAGGAAGGGGTCATGAAGACCCGCATGCAGCCGATCGGCAATGCCTGGGCGAAGCTGCCGCGGGTCGTTCGCGACCTGGGGCAGGAACTGTCGAAGAAGCTGGACCTGAAGATGTACGGCTCGGAAACCGAGCTGGACCGTCAGGTGCTGGAGCTGATCAAGGATCCGCTGACCCATATGGTCCGCAATTCGGCGGATCACGGCCTGGAGCGGCCCGATGAGCGTCGCGCCGCCGGCAAGCCCGAAACCGGCACCATCACCCTGAACGCCTATCATGAAGGCGGTCATATCATCATTGAGATCGCCGATGACGGTCGCGGTATCGACCTGTCGAAGGTGCGTCAGAAGATCGTGAAGGTGGGGCTCGCCACCGAGAACGAACTCGACGGCATGACCGAGACCCAGATCGCCCAGTTCATTTTCCGGCCCGGTTTCTCGACCGCCGAGAAAGTGACCAGCGTGTCGGGTCGGGGCGTCGGCATGGACGTGGTCCGCACCAATATCGAGAAGATCGGCGGCACGATCGAACTCAGGACGGTCAGCGGCAAGGGCTCGACCTTCGTCATCAAGATCCCGCTGACCCTGGCGATCGTGGCGGCGCTGATCGTCGAGGCCGCCGGCGACCGCTTCGCGCTGCCCCAGATCAGCGTGGTCGAGCTGGTCCGCGCCTCCAACACCTCGGAACATCGGATCGAGCGGCTGAACAGCCGGCCGGTGCTGCGCCTGCGCGATCATCTTCTGCCGCTGGTCAGCCTTGGCCATGCGCTGGCGCTGATCGACGACGAGGAACCGGGCGTCGAGACCGATGACGACGGCCTGTTCGTGATCGTCTGCAAGGTCGGAACTTTCTCGTTCGGCATCATCGTCGACCAGGTCTTCGACACCGAGGAAATCGTGGTCAAGCCGGTGGCGCCGATCCTGCGCGACATCACCATGTTCTCGGGCAACACCATCCTGGGCGATGGCAGCGTGGTCATGATTCTGGACCCGAACGGGCTCGCGACCTCGGTCGGCCAGATCCAGACCGGCGGTGACCGCCGGGCCGAGGCCGCGGCCGAAGCCGCGGAGGCCAACATGGAAGACAAGCTGTCCCTGCTGGTGTTCCGTGCCGGCGGCGAGGATCCGAAAGCGGTGCCGCTGTCGCTGGTGGCGCGTCTGGAAGAGATCGATCTTGCGACCATCGAGCGGTCGGATGGTCGGCCGGTGGTGCAGTATCGCGGCCAGATCATGCCGCTGGTGCTGGTCAACGAGACCATGCAACTGGCCCGCGAAGGCCGCCAGCCGGTGGTGGTGTTCACCGAACGCAACCGCACGATGGGCCTGGTGGTCGACGAAATCGTCGATATCGTGGAAGACAGCTTCAATGTCGAACTGCGCAGCCGCCGCGATGGCCTGATCGGCACCGCGGTGATCGCCGGGCGGACCACGGATATCATCGATGTCGGCTATTATCTGCTGAAGGCGACCGGCGACTGGTACCAGGCCGACAAGCCGAAGCTCGGCAAGGCCGCGCATCGCCGGGTTCTGCTGGTCGACGACAGCGCCTTCTTCCGCAGCCTGATCGCGCCTGTTCTGAGGGTGTCGGGCTATGAGGTCGCGGGCGTGGAAAGTGCCGAGGCCGCGATGAAACTGCGCGACCAGGGCGTGGAGTTCGATATCATCGTCAGCGATATCGAAATGCCGGGCATGGACGGTTTCGCCTTCGCCCGGGCCATTCGCGAGGACGGTCCCTGGACCCAGGTTCCGATGATCGCGCTGTCCTCGCATACGGCGCCTGAAGATTTCGATCGTGGCCGCGATAGCGGATACGACGATTATGTGGCCAAATTCGACCGGGAAGGCCTGATCGCGGCCATCGGTCAGGTGATGAACATGGCGAAGGGGAGCGTGGCATGA
- a CDS encoding histidine phosphotransferase family protein, which yields MNGIEFLSEDGMGDDALQLIADSAGRAARRLSFFRMALGASGNIDERVAAGDLRSALTGYFADERARLDVHGWPADGNVLRAHGGIALCLAAVASQAMPRGGMVGLDWQTGPTGSTLTVSADGATVRMPETLVQSVEGRMDPNLLDARTVLPFVVAEMTAACGGRLRIASDWSGTDLKRFAVTADLPGIGFGSQHGTMAAFEQTGNAGR from the coding sequence GTGAACGGTATCGAATTCCTGTCGGAAGACGGTATGGGTGACGATGCGCTCCAACTCATTGCCGACAGCGCCGGGCGTGCGGCCCGCCGGCTCAGTTTTTTCAGGATGGCGCTGGGTGCCAGCGGCAATATCGACGAACGGGTGGCGGCAGGCGATCTGCGGTCGGCGCTGACCGGCTACTTCGCCGACGAACGCGCCCGGCTGGATGTGCACGGCTGGCCGGCCGACGGCAATGTTCTCCGCGCCCATGGCGGTATCGCCCTTTGCCTGGCCGCGGTTGCGAGCCAGGCGATGCCGCGGGGCGGTATGGTTGGCCTGGACTGGCAGACCGGCCCGACGGGCAGCACCCTGACGGTATCGGCCGACGGCGCCACGGTGCGGATGCCCGAGACGCTGGTTCAGTCGGTGGAAGGGCGTATGGATCCGAACCTGCTGGATGCGCGCACGGTGCTGCCGTTCGTGGTCGCCGAGATGACGGCGGCCTGCGGTGGCCGGTTGCGCATCGCCAGCGACTGGTCCGGCACGGATCTGAAGCGGTTCGCCGTGACGGCTGATCTTCCCGGTATCGGCTTTGGCAGCCAGCACGGCACCATGGCAGCCTTCGAACAGACCGGCAATGCCGGACGATAG
- a CDS encoding DUF3553 domain-containing protein, with product MTASAPYGMLYPPGSLVRLPGQPDWGTGQVQSVVAHRVTVNFEHGGKRMVHADVVDLELIAPPQSFDDDD from the coding sequence ATGACCGCGTCAGCACCTTACGGCATGCTGTACCCACCCGGAAGCCTTGTCCGCCTGCCCGGCCAGCCGGATTGGGGTACGGGTCAGGTCCAGAGTGTGGTCGCTCACCGTGTGACCGTGAATTTCGAACATGGCGGCAAGCGCATGGTCCATGCCGATGTGGTCGATCTTGAACTGATAGCACCCCCACAGAGCTTCGACGATGACGACTGA
- a CDS encoding DUF2336 domain-containing protein, whose amino-acid sequence MIEREVEALARAALQKPPQQRQAIAGTIATMLIDRDRKLTDKVRGVVAHVIQPLVADIESTLRRELAEELAGLPDAGTLPASLFVMLANDTIEVAHPLLSRSPILRDPDLIAVVRERSSAHRVAIAQRPDLSDAVTGALLDAAEAEVVSARLANRKAALSPTMIERIVMLSQRMEVIQPPLLQRRELPAGLAYRMFWWVGGALRRHILQRFDVSPDMIDRAVTRVVDRRLAENGRLAEEQRRAEQRIAQLSRSGGLTEMLLLQSYRQGEIAMFEAALARMTEIRAITARRIAFETTGQALAIACKAADVTRPGFSTLFMLTRKMSRGTRVSDPKDLLEAVAFFDMVDRRRALAILALWDGDAI is encoded by the coding sequence GTGATCGAACGCGAGGTGGAAGCACTTGCGCGGGCGGCTCTCCAGAAGCCTCCGCAGCAACGGCAGGCCATTGCCGGCACCATTGCAACCATGCTGATCGACCGCGACCGCAAGTTGACGGATAAGGTCCGGGGCGTGGTCGCACATGTGATCCAGCCGCTGGTCGCCGATATCGAAAGCACGCTGCGCCGCGAACTTGCCGAGGAACTGGCCGGTCTGCCCGATGCCGGTACCCTGCCTGCCAGCCTGTTTGTGATGCTGGCGAACGATACGATCGAGGTTGCCCATCCCCTGCTGTCCCGGTCTCCGATCCTGAGGGATCCGGACCTGATCGCGGTCGTGCGGGAACGGTCGAGCGCCCATCGCGTTGCCATCGCGCAACGACCGGATCTGAGCGACGCGGTCACCGGTGCGCTGCTCGACGCGGCCGAGGCCGAGGTCGTATCGGCCCGGCTCGCCAACCGCAAGGCGGCCTTGTCGCCGACCATGATCGAGCGGATCGTGATGCTGTCACAGCGCATGGAGGTGATCCAGCCGCCGCTGCTTCAGCGCCGTGAACTGCCGGCCGGCCTGGCCTATCGGATGTTCTGGTGGGTGGGCGGCGCGCTGCGGCGTCATATCCTGCAGCGGTTCGACGTCTCGCCCGACATGATCGACCGGGCCGTCACCCGCGTGGTCGACCGCAGGCTTGCCGAAAATGGTCGCCTGGCTGAGGAACAGCGCCGCGCGGAACAGCGCATTGCACAGCTGTCGCGCAGTGGCGGGCTGACCGAGATGCTGCTGCTGCAGAGTTATCGCCAGGGCGAAATCGCGATGTTCGAAGCGGCCCTTGCACGCATGACCGAAATCCGGGCGATCACCGCCCGCCGGATCGCGTTCGAAACCACGGGTCAGGCCCTGGCCATCGCCTGCAAGGCGGCCGATGTCACACGGCCCGGTTTTTCGACCCTGTTCATGCTGACCCGCAAGATGAGCCGCGGCACCCGGGTGTCGGACCCCAAGGATCTTCTGGAGGCCGTGGCCTTCTTCGACATGGTCGACCGGCGGCGCGCGCTCGCCATCCTGGCACTCTGGGATGGCGACGCCATCTGA
- the moaA gene encoding GTP 3',8-cyclase MoaA — MRLSVTDRCDLRCVYCMAESMTFLPKADLLTLEELARLSRAFMGLGVRKLRLTGGEPLVRRGIMDLIADLGRDVAAGRLEELTLTTNATLLDRHAEGLARAGVRRVNVSLDSRDPARFQRITRWGAIDRVMGGIAAAKAAGIQVKINMVALRGENEHEIEDMIRWCGENRFDLTLIETMPLGDIDEDRVDQYLSLTTLRRHLETRFTLTDLPDRTGGPARYVRIEETGARLGFITPLSHNFCESCNRVRVTCTGQLYMCLGQDDQVDLRAPLRASPKDDAPLIAAIRRGIDAKPKGHDFVIERRGAAPALTRHMSMTGG, encoded by the coding sequence ATGCGCCTGTCGGTGACCGATCGTTGCGATCTGCGCTGTGTGTACTGCATGGCCGAGAGCATGACTTTTCTGCCCAAGGCCGACCTGCTGACGCTGGAGGAACTGGCGCGGCTGTCGCGGGCCTTCATGGGGCTGGGCGTGCGCAAGCTGCGGCTGACCGGCGGTGAACCGCTGGTGCGCCGCGGCATCATGGATCTGATCGCCGATCTGGGCCGGGACGTCGCGGCCGGCCGGCTGGAAGAACTGACCCTCACCACCAACGCCACCCTGCTCGACCGTCATGCCGAAGGGCTGGCACGCGCCGGCGTGCGGCGGGTGAATGTGTCGCTGGACAGTCGCGACCCGGCGCGCTTTCAGCGCATCACCCGCTGGGGCGCGATCGACCGGGTGATGGGCGGCATCGCTGCCGCCAAGGCCGCCGGCATTCAGGTCAAGATCAACATGGTGGCGCTGCGCGGCGAGAATGAACACGAAATCGAAGATATGATCCGGTGGTGTGGCGAGAACCGCTTCGACCTGACGCTGATCGAGACCATGCCGCTCGGCGACATCGACGAAGACCGGGTCGACCAGTATCTGTCGCTGACCACCCTGCGCCGGCACCTGGAGACGCGCTTCACCCTGACCGATCTTCCCGACCGGACCGGCGGCCCCGCGCGCTATGTCCGTATCGAGGAAACCGGCGCAAGGCTGGGCTTCATCACCCCACTCAGCCACAATTTCTGCGAAAGCTGCAACCGCGTGCGGGTGACCTGTACGGGCCAATTGTATATGTGCCTGGGTCAGGATGATCAGGTGGACCTGCGGGCACCCTTGCGTGCATCGCCCAAGGATGACGCACCGCTGATCGCCGCCATCCGCCGGGGCATCGACGCCAAACCCAAGGGGCATGATTTCGTCATCGAAAGACGGGGTGCTGCACCGGCCTTGACCCGTCACATGAGCATGACCGGCGGCTGA
- a CDS encoding NAD kinase, whose translation MSGTTPMTQVRTGITPPFAVVAADSDEAIAAQALIEGMYETVEPDKAAIVVALGGDGLMLETLHRFMDRGIPIYGMNCGTVGFLMNEFRVEELDIRLTEAVPAVIYPLLMRAYTMDGTRHEALAINEVSLLRETRQAAKLRISVDGIERQSMLICDGALVSTPAGSTAYNLSAHGPILPLGAGVLALTPISAFRPRRWRGALLADTATISFDVLEAVKRPVSAVADYTEVRDVRRVDVARDPTRQLTLLFDRGHSLEERILREQFEP comes from the coding sequence ATGTCCGGGACGACGCCGATGACACAGGTGCGGACCGGTATCACGCCGCCCTTTGCGGTCGTCGCCGCCGACAGCGACGAGGCGATCGCCGCTCAGGCGCTGATCGAGGGCATGTACGAGACGGTCGAGCCCGACAAGGCGGCGATCGTCGTGGCACTGGGCGGCGACGGGCTGATGCTGGAGACGCTGCACCGCTTCATGGACCGCGGCATCCCGATCTATGGCATGAATTGCGGCACGGTCGGCTTCCTGATGAATGAGTTCCGGGTCGAGGAACTGGACATCCGGCTGACGGAAGCGGTGCCGGCGGTGATCTACCCGCTGCTGATGCGCGCCTACACCATGGACGGCACCCGGCACGAAGCGCTGGCGATCAACGAGGTGTCGCTGCTGCGCGAAACCCGTCAGGCCGCCAAGCTCAGAATTTCGGTGGACGGTATCGAGCGCCAATCGATGCTGATCTGCGATGGCGCGCTGGTCTCGACACCGGCGGGCAGCACGGCATACAATCTTTCCGCGCATGGCCCGATCCTGCCTCTCGGTGCCGGCGTGCTTGCCCTGACGCCGATCAGTGCCTTCCGGCCACGCCGCTGGCGCGGTGCCCTGCTGGCCGACACAGCGACCATCAGCTTCGACGTGCTGGAAGCGGTGAAGCGGCCGGTGAGTGCTGTTGCCGACTATACCGAAGTGCGCGACGTCCGGCGCGTGGATGTGGCACGCGATCCGACGCGGCAACTGACCTTGCTGTTCGACCGCGGGCACAGCCTTGAAGAGCGGATCCTGCGCGAACAGTTCGAGCCGTGA
- a CDS encoding DUF1289 domain-containing protein, producing MSTITGWCEGCYRTIDEIRAWRRFDDDGKQTILEVIEDRRREIASGRLARAGGTA from the coding sequence ATGAGCACGATCACCGGCTGGTGTGAGGGCTGTTACCGCACCATCGATGAAATCCGCGCCTGGCGGCGGTTCGACGACGACGGCAAGCAAACCATCCTTGAGGTGATCGAGGACCGACGCCGCGAGATCGCGAGCGGTCGCCTCGCCCGGGCGGGCGGCACCGCCTGA
- a CDS encoding sensor domain-containing diguanylate cyclase gives MRGYTIKQLALALTALTILPLATVLAWTVLTIGDLDRQRAGEQLQLAAHGAATDLHQRVDAARQLVAALAVNGAVPFTGDACAQRFAELARLRPIYNNLFITDADGLIRCAAMPVKPADGSVASLAQRPYFEQALHSTEPVVADVVNALSNGRTILPVVMSVRDEAGRPVGIVGVALDLGIYLQGVGALLPQDTALSVWLPSGEGLVHEGPATAMSPDVVDIVRRAGRPHFHLASGDAMARGGDHPATIAQTSGLSDNVRRVLTVEPVDLEPVRLVIGVSMPDARLFGPSQRLTLNNMIAAVVLAVGLGLLSVGLSHRLLIRPLQRLSGFARGMVDGRADRRFPPVSGAREITHLSSSLNLLVSALDDRETRRKAAEAALQETLAGLEQTVATRTRELAEAHEAVRQRAQDLERARNRDRIAGRMTDLIQSCASVDEAVGVTERMMPALLPEDSGRLFLHKASRNLLEAAAAWGRPALPARSMVQDDCWSLRLGRPYVSDGDGPGDDAGSEYGGRGGEGRRGEGRRGDGQAPVCGHLAGVPGRHVCVPLIAHGEMLGMVTLERAPVAAGGTAAGGAAADMPAWSDDDFAALDRLALSIANVKLRETLRGMSIRDPLTGLFNRRFADEMLARELAVSRRETLPISVVMGDIDHFKRFNDTFGHEAGDRVIRLVARTMLEQFRESDVVCRYGGEEFLILLPGCDAMGAFRRADAVRRVLAGLPHGEEVQPYGPVTISMGIACFPETVAEEGRLVAAADAALYRAKQTGRNRVMIDGGDICPGADVMKNTA, from the coding sequence ATGCGTGGCTATACCATCAAGCAGCTGGCGCTGGCCCTGACCGCGTTGACCATTCTGCCACTGGCGACGGTGCTGGCATGGACCGTGCTGACCATCGGCGATCTCGACCGGCAACGCGCGGGTGAGCAGTTGCAACTGGCGGCCCATGGTGCTGCGACCGATCTTCACCAGCGTGTCGACGCTGCGCGCCAGTTGGTCGCGGCACTGGCGGTCAACGGGGCGGTACCGTTCACCGGTGATGCCTGCGCCCAGCGCTTCGCCGAACTGGCCCGCCTGCGGCCGATCTACAACAATCTGTTCATCACGGATGCCGATGGTCTGATCCGCTGCGCGGCCATGCCGGTGAAACCCGCCGATGGCTCGGTCGCCAGTCTGGCACAACGCCCTTATTTCGAGCAGGCGCTGCACAGCACCGAGCCTGTCGTTGCCGATGTGGTCAATGCCTTGAGCAACGGCCGCACCATTCTGCCGGTCGTCATGTCGGTGCGTGACGAGGCCGGCCGGCCGGTGGGCATCGTGGGCGTCGCGCTGGATCTGGGCATCTATCTGCAGGGCGTGGGCGCCTTGTTGCCGCAGGATACGGCATTGTCGGTCTGGCTGCCATCGGGCGAGGGCCTGGTGCATGAGGGACCGGCGACTGCGATGTCGCCGGATGTTGTCGACATCGTGCGCCGTGCGGGCCGGCCCCATTTCCATCTGGCGAGCGGCGATGCGATGGCCAGAGGCGGCGACCATCCGGCCACCATCGCGCAGACCTCGGGGTTGTCGGACAATGTCCGCCGGGTTCTGACGGTTGAACCGGTCGATCTGGAGCCGGTCAGGCTGGTGATCGGCGTCAGCATGCCGGATGCGCGGCTGTTCGGGCCGTCACAGCGGCTGACACTGAACAACATGATTGCCGCGGTGGTGCTTGCGGTCGGTCTGGGGCTGCTATCGGTCGGTCTGTCGCACCGGTTGTTGATCAGGCCGCTTCAGCGCTTGTCGGGTTTCGCCCGCGGCATGGTTGATGGTCGGGCCGACCGTCGGTTCCCGCCGGTATCGGGCGCGCGTGAGATCACCCATTTGTCGTCGTCATTGAACCTGCTGGTGTCGGCGCTGGACGACCGCGAGACGCGGCGCAAGGCAGCGGAGGCGGCGCTTCAGGAAACGCTGGCAGGCCTTGAGCAGACCGTCGCGACCCGGACGCGCGAGCTGGCCGAGGCCCATGAAGCGGTTCGTCAGCGCGCCCAGGACCTTGAGCGGGCCCGCAACCGGGACCGGATCGCTGGGCGGATGACCGATCTGATCCAGTCCTGTGCGTCTGTCGACGAGGCGGTGGGCGTGACGGAGCGGATGATGCCGGCGCTTCTGCCCGAGGATAGCGGCCGGCTGTTTCTGCACAAGGCCAGCCGCAATCTGCTGGAGGCGGCGGCAGCCTGGGGCCGGCCGGCGCTGCCCGCCAGAAGCATGGTGCAGGATGATTGCTGGTCATTGCGACTGGGGCGTCCCTATGTCAGTGACGGCGACGGCCCGGGCGACGATGCGGGGTCGGAATATGGCGGCCGAGGTGGCGAGGGGCGTCGGGGTGAGGGCCGACGGGGAGATGGGCAGGCACCGGTATGCGGTCATCTGGCGGGTGTGCCGGGGCGGCATGTCTGTGTGCCGCTGATCGCCCATGGCGAAATGCTGGGCATGGTGACGCTGGAGCGCGCGCCCGTTGCAGCCGGGGGCACCGCTGCCGGCGGGGCCGCCGCGGATATGCCGGCATGGTCGGATGACGATTTCGCCGCTCTGGATCGTCTGGCGCTGTCGATCGCCAATGTGAAGCTGCGGGAAACGCTGCGCGGCATGTCGATCCGCGACCCTTTGACCGGATTGTTCAATCGCCGCTTCGCCGATGAAATGCTGGCGCGTGAGCTGGCGGTGTCGCGGCGTGAGACCTTGCCGATATCGGTGGTGATGGGCGATATCGACCACTTCAAGCGGTTCAACGACACCTTCGGACATGAGGCCGGGGATCGGGTGATCCGGCTGGTTGCCCGCACGATGCTGGAGCAGTTCCGCGAAAGCGACGTCGTGTGCCGTTATGGCGGCGAGGAATTTCTCATTCTTTTGCCCGGCTGCGATGCCATGGGCGCCTTCAGGCGCGCGGATGCCGTGCGCCGGGTGCTGGCGGGGCTTCCCCATGGCGAGGAGGTCCAGCCATATGGACCCGTCACCATCTCGATGGGGATCGCCTGTTTTCCGGAAACGGTTGCCGAGGAAGGCCGCCTGGTTGCCGCGGCCGATGCAGCGCTCTATCGGGCCAAGCAGACCGGCCGCAATCGGGTGATGATCGACGGAGGCGATATCTGTCCCGGCGCCGACGTCATGAAGAACACCGCCTGA